The Nitrosomonas sp. sh817 genome includes a window with the following:
- the ubiA gene encoding 4-hydroxybenzoate octaprenyltransferase: MSMADRIQTYAQLMRLDKPIGILLLLWPMLWGLWFAAEGQPDWHILIIFVAGTVLMRSAGCVINDYADRDFDPHVERTKNRPMASGRVNSKEALLLAGGLSLVAFLLILPLNQLTILLSVPALFLAASYPFTKRFFAMPQAYLGAAFSFGIPMAFAAQTGSLPAIVWILMLANLFWVIAYDTAYAMVDKPDDLKIGIKTSAITFGQFDVAGVMACHSCFIAIMAVIGQLQSMNWAYYAGLAVAVALIVYQYALIHNRDRALCFKAFLHNNWVGMVVFAGIALDFQIFPR, from the coding sequence ATGAGCATGGCAGATCGAATTCAAACTTACGCGCAATTGATGCGCTTGGACAAACCGATTGGTATTCTGCTGTTGTTATGGCCGATGCTGTGGGGGTTATGGTTTGCTGCCGAGGGGCAACCGGATTGGCATATCCTCATCATTTTCGTTGCCGGTACGGTGTTGATGCGTTCCGCCGGGTGCGTAATCAATGATTATGCTGATCGTGATTTTGATCCGCATGTCGAACGAACCAAGAATCGTCCGATGGCGTCGGGGCGGGTGAATTCCAAGGAAGCGTTGTTGCTGGCGGGGGGATTGAGTCTGGTCGCATTTCTGCTGATTTTGCCATTGAATCAATTGACGATTTTGTTATCGGTGCCAGCGCTTTTTCTGGCCGCTTCGTATCCCTTCACCAAACGGTTTTTTGCGATGCCGCAGGCTTATTTAGGCGCTGCCTTCAGTTTCGGCATACCGATGGCGTTTGCTGCGCAAACCGGGAGCCTGCCGGCGATTGTCTGGATTCTGATGCTGGCGAATTTATTTTGGGTGATCGCCTACGATACGGCGTATGCGATGGTTGATAAACCCGATGACTTGAAAATCGGCATTAAGACTTCGGCAATTACGTTTGGACAATTCGACGTGGCGGGTGTGATGGCATGCCACAGTTGTTTCATCGCGATCATGGCGGTAATCGGACAATTGCAGTCGATGAATTGGGCTTATTACGCCGGCCTGGCAGTTGCGGTGGCTTTGATTGTCTATCAATACGCATTGATTCACAACCGTGACCGGGCCTTGTGTTTCAAGGCTTTTTTGCACAATAACTGGGTGGGCATGGTGGTATTTGCCGGTATCGCACTGGATTTTCAGATTTTTCCGCGCTAA
- a CDS encoding chorismate lyase, translating to MNKAYPLAWHGALTSVSYPQRIWLQDRGSLTRRIQERCSHFFVQPVFQSLRRVYGDELDILQLRPCEWAMVREVYLYCDQKPVVFAHSVVARKNLRGAWRGLSGLGNKSLGTVLFTNPKIKRTPLVFKKIGRGHFLYERACRRLPAKPPVLWARRSLFTLHGQSILVTEVFLPGILDLPS from the coding sequence ATGAATAAAGCGTATCCGTTGGCCTGGCATGGGGCGTTGACCTCGGTTTCATATCCTCAGCGTATTTGGTTGCAAGATCGCGGTTCTTTGACACGCCGGATCCAAGAACGTTGTTCACATTTCTTCGTGCAACCGGTGTTTCAGTCGCTACGCAGGGTGTACGGCGACGAATTGGATATCTTGCAATTACGCCCTTGCGAATGGGCCATGGTGCGGGAGGTTTATCTTTACTGTGATCAGAAACCGGTCGTATTCGCGCACTCGGTGGTGGCGCGCAAGAATCTGCGCGGCGCATGGCGAGGTTTGAGCGGTCTGGGCAATAAATCGCTTGGCACCGTTTTGTTTACAAACCCGAAAATAAAGCGCACTCCTTTGGTGTTTAAAAAAATCGGGCGTGGTCATTTTCTGTACGAACGAGCCTGCCGCCGGTTGCCGGCAAAGCCGCCGGTTTTATGGGCGCGGCGTTCGCTGTTTACGTTGCACGGGCAATCGATTTTAGTAACTGAAGTTTTTTTACCGGGTATTTTGGATTTACCGTCATGA